The following nucleotide sequence is from Apium graveolens cultivar Ventura chromosome 4, ASM990537v1, whole genome shotgun sequence.
CCCAATAGCTCATGTCGCTCCACTCTCTGCTTCCCCTCACAAGCTATAACGTTTACAATATCTCTTGCCAGACAGTGCTGCTCCACATTTATCCGCTCTTTCCTGTCTCTGGGTAGGCTAACATCTATAGACTCGAACATAGCTGCATAGTATTCCAGAGCTTCTACAAACCTAGGCAAAAACGGGGCAGTGTTTGTGTTCGATTCTTGCTCCACCAGAGTAACTACCTTCGGAGAAAGTGACTTCACAGTCCTCAGAAGTCCATCTCTGGGGTTGTTCACATCAACACTCTCATCTGGAGTATGGTGAAGCTGCAACGGGAAGTTCACAACAAGAGCCTCCCCTGGTCTTACCCCTAGCATATCCTGTGTAACATCTGGAGCAAAAACTGGCATTGCATGAAACTCAACAGGGATATTGAACTTCTCTGATAGTGCTTGTAGCCGTTTACCTACTGCCTCCAAACTGTCTCCACGGGCATATTTAGAAACAGGGTCATCAATTCCAGTAATCCGTACATAAGGAGCTCCTTTAGGTCTTGCTGCAAGCGCCTGTAAGAGGGTCATCCACTGTGTCCCCTGAGCGATTTGAAAGTCAATTATGTGAATGCGCTCCTCGTTTCTACAAGCTTCGGCTATGGCACCATTTGCTGCCATGTAACCAAACTTTAAGTAAGGGCAGATCTCATACAAAATATGCATGTAGGAAAGCAAGTCTTTTCCCTCCGGCTCTCTACACCTGAGGGCTCTGTAAATATTATGGCCTGATTCCTCTTTCCTTGCAACCAGCCCTTCTACCATGTATGCACCAAGACGCTGTATTGGATCTCCAGTTATGGAAACAGCACTCCTCACTGTTTCGATTAGTTTATCAAAATCATTGACTCTATTTTCATATAGAGCTCTGGCACATGCAACTAGTAAATGTTTGAGATTGCTTGGTAGGTACCCCTGCAGAGAGATATCTTCTATTGCTCTGTGACGTTTCTCAGTACGCATCATATCTCCTTGTACATAAGTGGATCCATAGGATGCCTGCATAGGCTGAGATTGGAATATTTGTGGCGTCCTCTGATCCTGGCTCATTGTTATTGACCTCTGACCTGATATTTGAGGCCCATGATTGCGCCCCCAGGATGAATCAGGCCTggtcacttcttcttcatcaggCCCCATTAAGGCAGTTTCTAGATTCTGCAGGGCATGATGTACGTTATGACCGTTATTGGTACCCTGTGCGAATGAAATCTCACCTGAGAAAAATTGTGGACTGTCATGAGACCGCTGGAAAGAATTACTATTTTCATGCGAAGAGTTGCATGAAGGACTGGCTCCTGAACTTGAAAATGAATGATTCTCCGTGCCTGAAAGTGAATGATTCTCCGTGGAGCTATACTGCTCCTGGGTATCACAAAGTATTGTATTGGTTTCACAATCAAAATGATTCGAGAAAGGAGAGTTAGGCGAGTTTCTTGTGTCAAATTTCAAAGACCCAAACAACCTATTAGGTATAGAAGGATGAGAGGAGTAGGATAAGCCTGTATTGTTTACTCTGTAACTCAACAAGTGGTCTGAGTCCATGCTATACAATCAGCATCAGCTATATTAAGCCTAATAATAGATCTCTCCGGTTCTTGAGCAGATCAGTTCAGGTTCATAAATCTTTATCCAAAAATTAGACTGCGAAATAAAAGAAACCTGCAAAACAGGAAAGCCTTGCGAGATTAGATACATAATAAGTGAAAGATATGCTGGCTTCAACTAGAATATTAAACAAGCATCAATTATTCAGCTCCATCAGAATCTAAACTAACAGTTTGTAAACAAAGGGCACCACAAGTTGCAAAAAAAGACACAACAAAAAACAGGTATGATCTAAACCAGATAACATATGCTTTTAGCACATGGATAACCACTATCTTTAAACCAATACAACAGGGGCTCCTTTCACTTTAAATTTCACTGGAACACATGAATTGTTTTATAACCACTAGTCATTAACATAGATTAAAAGATGCTGGTAAAACAAATACTTTCATCTAGAATACAGAATACAAAGTGAGCAAGGATACAGAGGAATAAGATAAACTGAGATGTATACAATTATACAATAAAAATTTGCAAGTTGCAAATTTTTCATGAAAAACAAATGAAATATAATTATACAATAATAATTTGCAAGATGCAAACTTGTCACAAAAAACAAATGAAAACAACAACACAAATGGTAACTGTAAGCTAGTGACTTTTCAATGCAACAAGAAAAGCAAAGATTCAAGACAAAAACTACACCTCTCTGTGCTACTGGTACATGAAAGCTTTATTTGGTTGGTTCACCTATAAAGCTAAACCTAAGAGGAGTTATGACTTATGATTCATTGTGGTATATATATACATGAAAAAGTTGTTTTTCACTATTAAATAGGAGACCCCGGAGATCATGTATGTCGTGCTTTTGCggaataatatgttttgcaaacCGAATATGTTACACATATATGATCTCTAACAGTGGTTTGAGTATATTAAAAATGTTATTATGATAAATGAAACTGGACCAGCACAGAAGATTACAAAAGCTTGAATTCAAACAAAAGCCAAGAATTTCAACACTTTGACAAAAAGAAATGCAAATTTGGGAAAACAAAGTAAACGGTAGAGAAAATAGCACCAGAATTTCTAAAAAGTAGAACTTTTAGCTTTTGTTGTAATGATTAACAGTTGAATTTCAAGTTACTAAGATAAAAAATCTACTAAACAAAAAACAGTTAAACATGTAGGTATAAAACTAATGAAAAGAGAGAGAAGGGGTAGTTGCAGTAGTACCTGTAAATGAAGAGAACAAATAGTAAAAGAATGGGGATAAGATTAGAAGTGTAAGTAAACGTTGGAAATGAAATGGCTGACTAAAGAATGGAAAGGATATGAGCGTGTATATATAAGGAAGGGGTGGATGTTTCGTATGAAGATGAGTGGGGGGAGTAACGTTAACGCCCAACAAATATAGATTACAAGCTGGGATAGGACCCTTGAGGCTTAAACGAATCGCTGGGGGAATTAACGTCTGACCGACCAAAGTACACGTCTACCATGTGGACCGTAGTTACAACCAACGCATTCTTGGTTACTTCCCCCTCCTTTCTTTTGTGTTAAAAAGATTCGTCCTTCCTACGCGCCCCCTGACACTATAACTAATCTGAGCCTCAGCGTGCTGTCCAGCCGAGTTTCGAGTATGACGTAATTTGAGCCAAGATTAATCGAGTCCAGTTGAGCCAGCTCGTTTAATTAATCGAGCCTAAAATATGCCCGAACTTGACTAGTTTAATTTGACGACTCGAGCATAGCAAACGAGCCGATTTTAATGAGTCGGGCAAGTCAACTCGTTTAATTTTACACTTAATCGAGTCTAAACATTTACccgaactcgactcgtttaatttTACAAATCGAGTCACCTTTACCCGAACTCGGTTCATTTAACTAAATAAATCAAGTCGAGCTCATTTAAACGAGTTCGAGTCTGACGAGCTTACGAGCTGCTCGACGAGAATTACAGTCGTAGTCGTGCTCCCTCCAAATACTTTGTGATGGTTAAATCTATGCACACGCCTAGAACTCTTGACTGATTTCGATGCAACAAAATTTTTTTGTTATTCGTTGAAAAATTTGGACAACCTTTTCTATGTTAATTTATTTATACTCCGATGTTAATCAAGGAAAATCTTAAAATGTTATTGTTAGCAATAGGCCCAATAAGGCCTTCTGAACTAAAAACCGTCAACAACCTTGCTATTGGGCCGAAGGCCCATCAGGCCCATAGGACGAAGGCCCGCGGAGAGTCATGGGCCAAAGCCTTCTCTCCTTCAGGACCGTTAGAACACAGAGGAAGCATAACCCCCCCCCCCTTTCACTCCCTCCATAATGAGGAGTAACGTAAGCAGCAATTATGGTGAGGTTGGGTATAAAACCCCTGGAAAAGTAAGACAAACACACACAGATTCTCACAAACACTCTGCTTTTCTTGTAGTATTTACCTCCCCTTTACAACCAGATTCTTACTCTTACGCCGGAGGTGAATCGGGAGTACAAACTctcgcattctcttcactttcaggtacCGGCCGAAGCCACCTTCCAGTCAGCCGAAACCTGTCCAAGCACCCGAAGGAATCTGGGTGTAACATTTGGCGTTGTCTGTGGGAAATACGAGAGTTACAAGCTGAGATAACGAGAACATGACAGAAATAATTCACGAGCATTCACCACCACCTGGTTTTTCCAAGGGACAACCATCTGTCCTAGTGGATGGAGATGGGGTCATCACGATAACCCCTGAAGAAGAGGCCTTACTCCTAAAGATCCAGGTAGAAAAGGTCGCGGAGAAGGGAAAGGCCAAAACTGATCAAGTTGACAAAGAAACGGAAGCACGAGCGAAGAAAAGAGAAGCTGATGTGCTCCGACTGAAGGCCCTGCAGCTGCAAAGAGAGGAGATTGAGTTGCAAGAACGAGCCTTGCGGGAATTGATGCAGGCCGATAATCCTGGCAGAACGAACAAGGATAGAAGAGAACGTCGGGTGCATGACGAAGAAGATGAGTCTGACTCTGATTCGCATCCCCGAAGGAAAAGGGACCAAACAACCCTTTTCTTCTGATTCGAAAGAGGAGCCCGATGGATCCCGCCTCAGGCTCAATCGCCTAAAGAAGGCCCTGTTCGGCGATAGGAGGGTCGATAGAGAACCGGTCGTGATACAAGAGATTGAGCAATATCGACCCCCTCCGGGCGAAGAGAGGCAATTTCCTAAGATGAGCGAGTTCAACGGAAAAGGAGACCCTGAGGACTACTGCGAAAAGTATGAACTCCTGATGGTTGGGATGGGTCACAATGATATCATATTGTGCAAAATGTTTAAGACCTATCTCAATGGATCGGCTTCGATGTGGTACAAGTCCCTCAAGCCCAGGTCCATTAGATCCTACGAGCAGTTGAAAAGGAAGTTTTTGAAGTACTACTCGCACATGTGTCGAAAGGCGAAGGATACTGAAGCCCTAGTCCACTGCAGACAAAGGGCGAACGAAGAGCTGGGGGACTATCTCGCTCGGTTTAAGGAAGAAGCTGGAATGGTTACTAATCTTGACAAGGTCAAAGCAATGGGCTTCCTAATAGCGGGGCTGGACCCCTATAAAGGTAAAAAGCTTCGCTCATCTCTTTACGATTTTCCCCCGAAATCCCTGAATGATATATATGTGAGAGGCGAGAACATTCGCCGAAAAATGGAAAGCATTGGGGGTATAAAGATTCCCGAAGGGACGACCGATCGAAGCGAGCCGACAAATACGAAGGCTCAAGATCAGGCGCTGACCGAAGGGATAGTAGGAAAAAAGGAAGAAGAGAAACGGATCGCGGGGCCGAATGATGATGAGATAGAGATTCGGCTGTATTCACCCCTTTGAATGCACCGATCTCTAAGATTCTCCAtgagattaagggcaaacccGGATTCGTCCGTCCGGCCAAAATGAAGGTCCCAAACCACAAGAAGAACCCTGATAAATACTGCAACTATCATAGGGACAAGGGGCATAACACCGATGAGTATTATCACCTCAAAAAGTTCATCGAGCGTATGATCAAAGATGGCGAGCTTAATCAGTTCGTCCGAGATCTAAGAGATAGGCTGGGGCCGAAGGAGAACCAGGAGGAGGAGATAGAGGCCGAGGAGCCGGAGCGAAGGGATAGAATTAGGGGTGAAGTAAAAACTATATCTGGGGGCAACATCCTGGATAAGGACAGTAAGACAGCCAAGAAGAAATACGTCCGACAAGTATACAATCTATATCAGTTCGGTCAGGCGAAGCCCCATATGCCCATGACCTTCAGCACAAAAGACTATGAGTATGTCATTCGCCCACACGAGGACCCTCTTATTATAAATCCTATCATCGGGCATAATAAGATATGGAAGGTAATGGTAGATACCGGAAGTTCGGCCAACTTACTGTTCCACAAAACCTACTGCAAGATGAATTTGGCCGTAGAGCAGTTAGAGCCCTGCAATGAGGCTCTCCTTTACGCCATTGGAGGACATCCCATTCAGTTTGAAGGAACAATTACTCTACCAGTCCTCCTAGGCAAATTGTCATATACTTTCGAGAAGCCAGTGAAGTTTTACGTAGTTCGGATCGAAAGCCCATACAATGTAATATTTGGCAGACCATTCTTATCGACCTTTGAAGCGGTGGAGTCTATACCCCATCTTAAGCTCAAGTTCCCAATTGAGAAAGGGGTAAGAGAAATGAGAGACGATCAGAAAACCGCCCAAATCATAATGCTGGAGGATCTCGAGAAGGATCAGGAGTACGAGGGGCTGGACGGAACTGGAAAGAGAAATCGGGCTGAATCCGAGCCTAGTGGAAGCCGAGAAACATTAAATATTGAGTTGGAGAAATTTAAGCCGGATCTCTCGAGCCTGATAGCCGAACCCGCCGCCGAAACCGAAGAGGTGGAGTTGTATGCAGGCCATTCGGGAAAGATGGTTCGGACTGGGAAGAATATGGGGGCAGATCTGAAGACCAAAGTGATAGCTGTCCTTCGGCAATACCATGATGTGTTCTCCTGGGGGGCGGAGGATATGCCCGGCTTGGATCCCAAGACGGCAAAGCACTGCTTGAATGTGCAGCCCGAGGCCAAACCGGTGAAGCAGAAGAAGAGGACATTCGCAGTCGAACGACGGAAGGTCATAGAGGCCAAAGTAGAAAAATTGTTGGAAGCTAAATTCATCGAAGAAACTGAATATCCCGATTGGCTGGCCAATGTGGTGGTTGTCAAGAAGTcaaatgggaagtggaggatgtgtgtTGACTATACGGACCTCAATAAAAGCATGTCCGAAGGATCACTACCCCATGTCCAGCATCGACCAACTGATAGACGCTACGGCAGGATATGAGGTACTTAGTTTTTTGGATGCTTTTTCTGGTTAT
It contains:
- the LOC141721268 gene encoding scarecrow-like protein 21 is translated as MDSDHLLSYRVNNTGLSYSSHPSIPNRLFGSLKFDTRNSPNSPFSNHFDCETNTILCDTQEQYSSTENHSLSGTENHSFSSSGASPSCNSSHENSNSFQRSHDSPQFFSGEISFAQGTNNGHNVHHALQNLETALMGPDEEEVTRPDSSWGRNHGPQISGQRSITMSQDQRTPQIFQSQPMQASYGSTYVQGDMMRTEKRHRAIEDISLQGYLPSNLKHLLVACARALYENRVNDFDKLIETVRSAVSITGDPIQRLGAYMVEGLVARKEESGHNIYRALRCREPEGKDLLSYMHILYEICPYLKFGYMAANGAIAEACRNEERIHIIDFQIAQGTQWMTLLQALAARPKGAPYVRITGIDDPVSKYARGDSLEAVGKRLQALSEKFNIPVEFHAMPVFAPDVTQDMLGVRPGEALVVNFPLQLHHTPDESVDVNNPRDGLLRTVKSLSPKVVTLVEQESNTNTAPFLPRFVEALEYYAAMFESIDVSLPRDRKERINVEQHCLARDIVNVIACEGKQRVERHELLGKWKSRLTMAGFKQFPLSPYVNSVIRGLLKSYSEHYKLEEIDGAMLLGWKDRNLISASAWH